The Phaeacidiphilus oryzae TH49 region ACTTCCACCGGGTCGGCGTCGGCGAGGGCTCCACCCTGCTCAGCCAGCTCCAGCAGAACCGGGTGGCCTGCGCCATCACCACCCAGCCGACCGTGAACGCGGTCGAGAAGGCCGGCGCCGGCGTGCCCACCATCGACCTGGCCACCACCGCCGGGGTGAACAAGTGGCTCGGCGGGCCGCTGCCCTCGGCCGCCGTCCTCACCCGCGCGGACTGGGTGAAGGCCAACCCGGACGCCACCCAGAAGGTGGTGGACGCCCTGGTCGCCACGATGCACTACATCGCCACCCACAGCGCCGCGGACATCGCCGCCCACCTGCCCGCCAGCTATGTGGAGAACGGCCTGACCACCAAGGCCGACTACATCAAGACGCTGACCGAGGACAAGGGCCAGTTCCTGCCGGACGGCATGATGCCGGCCAACGGCCCGCAGACCGTCCTCAACGAGGACAAGGCGGCCGGCAACGTCTCGGGCAGCGTCGACCTGTCCAAGACCTACACCAACCAGTACGTGATCGCCGCCCACAAGAAGCTCGGCTACTGACACCAGCTCAGCTGATAGACCGTCACCACCGCTGCCGCGTCCGGGCGTTCACGCCCCGGCGCGGTAGCGGTGTTCCGGGCGGCCGGTGGAGCCGTAGCGGAGTTCCAGGCGGACCACGCCCTCCCGGGCCAGGTAGGAGAGGTAACGCTGGGCGGTGGCGCGGGAGACGCCGGTCAGCTCGGCCACGTCGTAGGCCGAGAGGTCGCGTCCGGCGGACCGCACGGCGTCCCGCACCAGGGCCAGCGTCGGCGCCGAGTGCCCCTTGGCCGGGAC contains the following coding sequences:
- a CDS encoding ABC transporter substrate-binding protein, with the translated sequence MSSKSRTRVRIAAAVVGTLALTAGVSACGGATTVKKGANGLPTVTMMVGGIDKQIYLPYELAQGLGYYKKYGVNMQLSTETAGGVGAEDAMASGQVDMAGAWYIHTIDFQQKGKDVVSVAQLSGAPGERIMCNPKSGVKTPADFKGKSIGVTDLGSGTDDLVRFLASKTGLTTKDFHRVGVGEGSTLLSQLQQNRVACAITTQPTVNAVEKAGAGVPTIDLATTAGVNKWLGGPLPSAAVLTRADWVKANPDATQKVVDALVATMHYIATHSAADIAAHLPASYVENGLTTKADYIKTLTEDKGQFLPDGMMPANGPQTVLNEDKAAGNVSGSVDLSKTYTNQYVIAAHKKLGY